The Microbacterium sp. LKL04 sequence CGGTGGCGAGTCTGCTTCGCAGCCCCCCGTGGACGGAGATGTACGCAGCGGTTTCCGTGCCGGTCACAGCCGCCAGCCCGTCCATGACGCGGTCGACGTCGTCGACGAGGCTCCGGGGGTCGGCCCCCTGACGAGCCGTCACGCTCACGTGGAGGACAGGCTCCTGCTTGACCGCATGAGCCGTGACGGAGGCAGAGAGCACGCCGTCCTGACGGGCGAGGGAGTTCTTGACCGCGTCGGCGGCGAATCCCTCGGTGACGGTGACCCGGCCGAGCGGTGTCTGCGATCCGCTCGAGCGCAGGACCGTACGGGTGCGACGGCTGACGAGGGTGGTGAGGCTCGCGAACAGCACGCCTGCGATGACGATCGCGACGGCTGTCGCACCGATCACGGCCCAGCTGAGCGTGGTGCCCGCGATCGTCGTGGCGTCGCCGGCGGCGCGGAGCCCGTCGACGACGGTCTTACCCGTCGTGGTCCACACGTCGGCCACGGCCGGGACGGCTGCTGCCGTCGCCGCCGCTCCCCCGCCGATCAGCAGGACGAGTCCGACGATCAGGACCACGGTGCGGTTCAGCGCTCGGTTCGTGCCGTTCATGCCACCTTCTCCTCGTCATCGGTGCGGTCGATGCGGACGCGGGTGCGGACGGGGCGCGCGAGCTTCAGCGAGGCGACCTCCGCCTCCGCGAACGACGCGACCTGGGACTTCTCGATCGGGATGCCTGCTCCCGGCCGGACGGAGACATCCACGCTGCGGTGGGCGACTCCGACGGTCACGCGGTCGCGGGCGATCCCCGTCTCGTCGCTCACCCGCTGCGCCAGCGCCGAAGCGAGCACACCGTTGTCGATGACGGCGACGCGGCCGCCGGCATCCACTTCGTGCTTGGACAGGCGCCCCGGAGAGATGGCCAGGACGACGAGCCAGAGGCCCACAGCCGCCACGATCACACCTCCGGCGACACCGGCCGCCACAGGCGCGTTGCCCGGGAGCCCCGCCAGCCACTCCAGGGCGGTCATCGGCCGCATGAGCAGCGGAGTCTGGGACGCGAGGGCGAGGATCAGCTCGACCGCGACGTACAGGGCCAGCACGATCCCCACGAGGACGACGACGGCGAACGCGACGCTGCGCGGCGAGTGGGTCTCGCGGCGGACGACGCGACGCAGCACGGGGGTGGTCAT is a genomic window containing:
- a CDS encoding DUF6286 domain-containing protein — translated: MTTPVLRRVVRRETHSPRSVAFAVVVLVGIVLALYVAVELILALASQTPLLMRPMTALEWLAGLPGNAPVAAGVAGGVIVAAVGLWLVVLAISPGRLSKHEVDAGGRVAVIDNGVLASALAQRVSDETGIARDRVTVGVAHRSVDVSVRPGAGIPIEKSQVASFAEAEVASLKLARPVRTRVRIDRTDDEEKVA